In Candidatus Tectomicrobia bacterium, the genomic stretch GGCGCGGCCGAGCGGCCAGCTTCGTAGAAGAGTTCGCCCCACGGATTCCGGCGGACACACAGCCCCGATTCCAAAGCACTTCCTGATTTCAAAGCACTTCCTGAGGAGGACCCCCAAATGCCAACGACAGCAGACCTGACAGTGGCGGGAATGCCCTTCACATTCTTCTTCGCCTCTGTCCTTGCCGGCATCGCCTTGGCCATCGGATTCCAGCTGCTGTTTACCCACTTGATGGCCGCCATCGGCCTCTCCGCGGCCAGCGCCGCCACCGATCCGGATGGAGCGCCGTTTTCACGAAACGGTGAAAATACGTATTACGAGAATCTGCGCAGGATTAACGCGATGTTCGGATTCTGGACATTGGTGACCGCCAGCATCTCCCTGTTCGGCGCCGTCTGGCTCGCCGTGGCGATGAATCCCTTTTTCTCGTGGATTCACGGAGTGGTCATCGGCTTGGTCGTATGGTCCGTGTCCTATCTCATCAGCGTCGGCATTGAGTGGAAGGTCGGCACTTCCATGCTCAGCATGATCGCGGGTGTCGCCCGGAGCAGCTTCCAGGCGCTCGCCGGGCTGACCAGCAGCGTTTTCGGGAGAAGCGAGGCCCGCAAGACGGCACGGACGGCGGACGCCATCGCCGCCTCGGTGCGGCAGGAGCTTTTCGGCAAGATGGACGTGCGACGCGAGTTGTACAGGTTCATTCGCGAGCTCCGGCCCGACATGCGCGATTTTCGCAAGGAGCTGGAGAGGCTGCTGGACGGGGTGGAGATCATCACAGTAATCCCGGAGGACGATAGATCCCGGATGGTCGCCACCGTCCGGACGGGGCCCCTGACCAGGGAAAAGGCGCGGACAGTGGCCTCGAGCCTCAAGAATCTCATCGGCGTCGCCAGGCAAGAAGCGGGCAGCGACAAGGCGCGGCACGAGAAAGTGGCCGACAGCCTGATGCGCGCGGCCGGCTTGTCTCCCAGAGAGGCCGAGGAAGCGCGGCACCGGCTGGAGGAATATCTCCGCCAGACGGGCAAGGAAGAGTTGAACCCCGAGGCCATCAAGCACGACCTCGAGAGAATGTTCCAGGACCCCAGGCGCGGCACCGAGATCCTGCGGGCGCGGCTGTCGCAGATCGATCGGAACACCGCCACTGCGGTGGTCGCCCAGCGGATGGACATGACCGAGGAGGAGGCGCGGAGAAAAGTCGACGCCTTCATGTCCACCATCGACAGCCTGCTGGGACGCTCGCGGGACGGCGGGAGCGGCCAGAACGGCTATACCGCGGCGAAGAGGCGCGCGCTGGATCAGATCGAGTCGTTCCTGGCCTCGCTGGACCAGCCGTCGGAACATCTCGACCCCGAGGCCGTGCGGGCGGAATTTGAGCTCCTCCTGTCGCAGCCGCTAGAGGGAGCGAAGGCCCTCTACCACCGGGCAAGGCAACTGGACGACGAGGAGCTTAAGACGCTGCTCTCGAGCAATCCCTACATCGCCCGGGAGGATATGGACCGGCTGCACAAGAAGTTCATCGAGACGCGGGACCAGATGGCGGCCAAGTTCGAGCAGATGCAGAAGGAGGTCGAGAAACGTACCGAGCAGCTCCGGCAGGAGACCCTCTACCACACGGATCAGATCCGCAAGACATTCTCGTCCGCCACGTGGTGGCTGTTCGGCACGGCGGTGGCGAGCGGGGTCGCGGCCGTCTTCGCGGGATACCTCGCGGCCACGATGTAAGCCGCCCAAAGCGGGCCGCACGCAGAACGACAAGCCCCCCTTCGCCGGGGGGCTTGTTTTTTGGGAATGCACCGGCCGCCGCCTCAGGGCAGGGGCACCACCGCTTCGATTTCGACCAGGAAGTCCGGATCGGCCAGAGCCGAGACAACCAGGAGGGTGTTCGCGGGGCGGTCCTCCTTGAAGAACTCCTGGCGCACCCGGCCCACCTCGTCGCGGTACTTGATGTCCGTGATGAAGACGGTGGTCTTAGCCACATCCTCCATCCGGCCGCCAGCGCCCTCGATCACCTGCTTCATGTTTTCGAGAATTTGCCGGGTCTGCCCCGCCGCGTCGCCTCTGCAAACGATGTTTCCCTCCTTGTCACGGGAGGTCTGCCCCGCCACGTAGAGGGTGCGGCCCGCCTCGGCGATGACGCCGTGGGAGTAGGTCTTCCCGCGCGGAACGAAGACGTCGGGCGGCTGATATGCGATTCGTCGCATCGGGTCCTCCACGTCATGGGAAAAGTATCGTTTGCGTCGAGAGTGGCTAGTTCCGGCCTCATCCTTCAACTCCTGCCGGCAATGCGCCAAAGCTGGGGATTTTTAACCCCGGCTCCTCCCCCTCAGCCTCTTCAGCACCTCCTCCGTCGTGAGGACATGGCAGAAGACCTGGTCCATCACGGCCAGGGCCATGTCGTGGAAATCCTGCCGAAGCGATGCGCACGCGTCCGAGGCAAGGATTACCCCGTAACCCCGGTCGTAGGCGTCACGGACGGTGGTCTCTACGCAATAGTTCGTGTGAACGCCGCAGCAAATCAGGCTCCGGATGCCCATGTAGCGGAGCATCTGGTCGATCTGGGTCGAAGTGAACGCACTGGTCGAGCTTTTGGTGAGGACGATTTCGTCCGGCCGGCGGGCAAGCTCCTCGAGAATTTCGATGTCGCGGGAATCCGGCGGCGCGTGGAAGCCCTTCTCCCGGTAGCTGGGGCTCAGGTCCCGGCCGTCCCGCGTCAGAGAGCCGATGCGGGTGTAGATGATTTCGAGCCCTTCGGCTCGGCAAGCGTCGAGGAGTTTCCGGGCGTTCGTGACGACGCCCGGGAGCTGACTCACGAAATACGCGCAGACATCCCCCTTCCCCTCGCGGCGCATCCGCCCGTAGATGCCGTGGTCGGGGCTGGCGTCGAGATACTGGAGATCGATGAGCAAAAGGGCGGTTTCGGCGGGATCGAGCCTGACCTCGCTCATCGGAGGAAAGCGGTTTTTGGATTCCCGAAAGTCCATGGGATGAGCTCCTTCAAGCGGAAAGCGCGATGGGGTGGAGGCCGCCGTCATTTCGGGGCGTCTCCGGCCCGGTCCGCCAGCTCCTCCAGAGCGGCAACGACCCGGTCGGGTGTCTCCACTGGCAGCATGTGCCCGGCCCCCTGGATCATCTCCAGCGCCGAATTCCGCAACTTCCCGTGCAGGGCGGCCATCGCGTCGGGGGCGACCAGCTTGTCCTCCGTCCCCCCGATGACCGTGCAGGGGCACTCGATTTCGCCCAGCCAAGGCGTCATGTCCTCGCGCCGCCGCATGGCGTCGTTGAGCAGGGCGACGCTGGCCGGGTCCTGGGAGGCGAAGTTCTGGAACGTTTCTTCGACGATGCGAGGGTTCGCCGCCGCGAAGCCGGGAGAGAACAGCCGCTTGACGTAATCCCGTGCCATGGGCGAGGTCCCCTCCTTGAGGACCAGGCGGTTCTGCTCCAGCCGCTCGGCTTGCTTCTCCGGGCTGTCGGCCGAGGCCCGCGTCCCGACGAAGCCGGCGGCGCTCACCTTACCAGGATGCCGGCGCAGCAGTTGAAGGAGTACGTATCCGCCCATCGAGAAGCCGGCCGCGGCCGCCGCCCGGACGCCCAGTGCATCGAGGAGAGCGGCGGCGTCATCCGCCAGCTGCGCCATTGTGATGGGGGAGCCGGGATCGGGATGCCTCGACCCGCCCATCCCCCTCAGATCGGGGATGAGCAGCCGGTATCTCTCCTTCAGACTCTCCGCCGGGGGCCGCCAGACCGTGTGATCGCGGGCGAAGCCGTGCAGCAGGAGCAGGGGCGGCCCGCTCCCCTGCTCCTCGAAGGCGATGTCCATTCCATTGGCGCGCACCGTTCTCAACCGAGCATCCTCCCGGCCGGAATTGCGCTCCGGCTCCACTCCATGGCGGCGCTTCACCGCCCGCGGGAAAAAGAGGCCGCCTCGCACAGATCGGGCCTTCCTCTCCCCAGACGCGATCCCAAGCGTGCGGGGGCGGATATTACCCTCAAACTCGCGAAATATCACTCGCTCCAGGCCCTCCGGTAGCCGAGACATCGCCCGCCGATCGCGTTATGCTGGCGTCATCATCCGCGTTCCACAGGAGAACCCGCATGTTCAACGTCGGGGTGGACATCGGCGGCACCTTCACCGATGTGGCCGTGGTCCGGGAGGGCGAGCGAACCATACTCGGGAAGGCACCAACCACGCCGGAAGATTTCCTCGTGGGCGTGATAGACGCGCTCGAGGATGCGGCCCGCCAGATGGGCCTCTCCCTGGGCGCCTTGTTGAGCGAGGCCCGGCTCCTCGCCCACGGCACCACCATCACCTCGAACGTGCTCTGGACCCGCTCGGGGCCGCCCGTGGGTCTCCTCGCCACGCGGGGATTCGCGGACCAGCTCCTCATCATGCGCGGCATCGGGCGGGTGGCGGGGCTTTCCCTCGCCGAGCGGCGGCACTACCGCGCCACGGACAAGCCCGAGCCCCTCGTCCCGCGCAAGCGCATCCGCGAGCTGGCCGAGCGGGTGGATTCCACGGGGGCGGCGCTCGTGCCCCTGGACGAGGCCGAGGCGCGCGAGCGGATCCGGGACCTCGTCGAGCGGGAGGGCGTCGAGGCGCTCGCCGTGGGCCTCCTGTGGTCCTTCCGCAATCCCGCGCACGAGCGCCGAGTGGCGGCTCTAGCGGAACGGGAGTTCCCGGGCTTGCGGGTGAGCCTCTCCTCTGAAGTGTCGGGCCGGCTGGGGGAATACGAGCGCACGGCCACGGCGGTGCTCAACGCCTACGTGGGCGGGGCCATGGAAGGCTATCTCGAACGCCTCACCGGACGTCTGAGAGAGGAGGGCCTCCGGCAGCTTCCCCTCGTCGTCCAATCGAACGGAGGCCTCACTCCGGCGGGGGAGGTAATCCCCGTCCGCACCATCGAGAGCGGACCCGCCGCGGGGGTGGTAGGGGCGGCGCGCTTGGCGGAGGAGCTGGGCCGCCCCAACCTCATCGCCACCGATGTGGGCGGCACCACTTTCAAGGTCGCCCTCATCCAGGAGGGCCGCTGGGAGCTCGCAGCCGAGACTGTGCTCACCCAGTACCACGTGCACGTCCCGATGGTGGATCTGGTGTCGATCGGGGCGGGCGGGGGCTCCATCGCCTGGGAGGACGAGGGACGCCTGCGCGTGGGTCCGCGCTCGGCGGGGGCGGTGCCGGGTCCCGCCTGCTACGGGACGGGAGGCTTGGAGCCCACCGTGACGGACGCCGATCTCCTGCTCGGGACGCTCAATCCGCGGAATTTCCTGGGCGGCCGAATCAAGCTCGACCCCGAGGCCGCGCGCGCGGCTTTCGCCCGGGGTGTGGCCCCCCGCTTCTTCGACGGAGACTCCATTCAGGCGGCGGCGGGGGTACGCGCGATCATCGACGCCCAAATGGCCGATCTCATCCGCCGGGAGACGCTCGAACGCGGCCGCGATCCGGGGGATTTCGCCCTGATCGCTTATGGCGGGGCGGGCCCTGTACACGCCCACGCCTACGCAGCCGAGGCGGGCATCTTCGAGATCATCGTGCCCTACCAGGCCACAGTGCTGAGCGCCTATGGCGCGGCGGCGGGCGGGATGCGCTACACGGTGGAGCGGTCCCTCACGGTGCGCCTTCCGGGCGGGGCCGGGGCCGCCGCGGAGGTCTTCGCCGACCTCGAGGCCGAGGGGTCGCGCCGCCTCGCCCGCGCTGGGGTGGGCGAGGGGAGCGGGCGCTTTGAGCGGTGGGCGGCGATGCGGTGGCGGCGCCAAGTGCACAGCCTGGCGGTGCCCTTCCCGCCCGGCCCCGTGACCGAGGAATCCCTGGCCAGGGCGCGGGCGGATTTCGCCGCCGAGTACGCCTCCCGCTACGGAGAGGGCTCCGCCTACACCGAGGCGGGGGTGGAGATCGCCCGCTTCTGGATCAACGCGCTGGGACCCGCCATGCCCGCCGCCCCGGCCTCCCCGCCCGCCCCGAAGAAGGCCGCCGTCCCGGCCGGAAGGCGCCCGGTCCACTGGGGCGGGGGCTTTGTCGAGACGGCCATCTATGATGGCCCCCGCTTGCCGGAGGGGGCCATCATAGATGGCCCCGCCGTGATCGAGCATCCGGGAACGGCCATTGCCCTTCCCCTCGGCGCCCGCGCGGTCGTGGACTCGGCGGGGCACACTCACATCCGGCTGGAGGCGCGATGAACCCCGTCCAGTTCGAGGTCATCTGGCACCGCATCCTTCAGCTCGCCGACGAGATGGGCATTCACTACCTGCGCTGCTCGGGCAGCCAGACGGTGGTGACCGGGAACGACGGCGCGACGGCGGTCATGCTCCCCGACACGAGCCTGGTGGCCATCGGCCCTTATATCGCCACCCAGTCGAACGTCCTCCCCCTCATCGTGCAGAGCGTCCAGCGGATGTGCGCGGAGAACCCGGGCATCGGCGAGGGCGACGTCTTCATCTGCAACGACCCCTACTGCGGGGCGATCCACCATGCTGACGTGGCGGTGGTGGCCCCGGTCTTCGCCGAGGGGAAGTTAATCGCCTGGCTGGGCGTGAGCGGCCACCAGCTCGACATCGGCGGCATGGAGGCGGGAGGCTTCGCCATCCACGCGGTGGACACGCACCAGGAGGGCCTCCGCATCCCGCCCGTCAAGATCGTCGAGCGGGGGAGGCTTCGCGAGGACATCTTCCGCTGGGTAATCAACCAGGTGCGCGACCCCCTGGTGGGTCTCGACGTGAAGGCCCAGCTCGCGGCCATCGCGGTGGGGGAGCGGGGGCTCAAGGCGCTGGCGCGGCGCTACGGGGAGGCGGTCGGGGAGGTGATGCGCGGCAGCATCGACTACGTGGAGCGGCGCTTCCGCGAGCGGCTCAGGAGCCTGCCTGACGGGGAGTGGAAGGAAGTCCAGTTCATCGATCACGACGGCCACGCGCCCGATATCTACCGCATCGAGCTCAAGCTGACCAAGAAAGGGGACCGGCTCATCTTCGACTACACCGGCACCAGCCGGAACGCCCGGGGGCTCATCAACAGCGCCTATTCGGGGCTCCTGGCCGGGGTGCTGTGCGGCACCTACATCCAGCTCGCTTACGACCTCCCCTGGAACAAGGGGATCCACAACTGCATCGAGATCGTCACGGAGAGCGGGACGGTGAACAACTGCGCCTATCCCGCGCCCTGCTCGATGGCCACCATCTCGGCGGTCATCGTCACCATCGATACGGTCTTCGGCGCCATCGGGCGGATGCTCCTTGCCAGTGAAGAGCTGCGCGGGGAGGCCATGGCGATGTGGACGGGCTCCTCGATGGGCCCCATCGTGGCCGGCACCTCCCAGCACGGCCATCCCTTCGTCTACACCGAGATGAGCCACTTCGCCGGAGGCGGCGGGGCGCGCACCGGCAGGGACGGGGTGGACACCGGCGGGATTGTCTTCAACACCACCCCCAACGTCTCGAACGTGGAGGAGATCGAGAACGATTTTCCCCTGCTCTACCTCTTCCGCCGCCACCTCTCGGATTCGGGCGGGCCGGGCAAGTTCCGGGGCGGCATGTCGGCCGAGCTCGCCTACGTGGCCTGGCGGGCGCCCGAGGGCCGGCTCGAGGGAAGCTTCGCGGGGACGGGGGGCGAGATGCCCAACGCCATTGGCCTCTCGGGGGGCCTCCCCGGCGCGGCCATCCGTCTCATCGGAATTTCCGAAAGCGGGGTGCACGACGCCCTGGAGCGGGGGGAGATGCCGCCCTCGCGCCTGGAGGACATCCCGGGCCGCCGGAAGGCTCTCCCGGTCAAGCACCCCCGGCGCGCCTTCGGGCGCAACGAGGTCTGGTACCACAACTGGCAAGGCGCGGCGGGCTACGGCGACCCCATCGAACGCTCCCCGGAGGCGGTGCGCCGCGACCTGGAGGGCGGGGCCGTCTCCCCCGCCTGCGCCCGGGACGTCTACGGCATCGTCCTCACCCCGGACGGGAGGGTGGACAAGGCCGGCACGCGGGCCCAGCGGGAGGAGCTGCGGCGCCTTCGGCTGGGCGGCCGCGCTCCGCGCCCGATGGGCTTCGAGCCTCCCGTCGGGGCGCGCCGCATCGGCGAGGCGCTCTGGCTGGCCGGGGGCCGGACGCTCTGCGGGCGCTGCGGGGAGGCGCTCGGGACGGCGGCCGAGCCCCTCAAGGCGGCGCGGGTGATTTCCGGACCGACCGAAGAGGCGGGCCCGGTGCGGGGGGAGATGTACCAGGCGCTCTACGGGCGGCGGCTTTTCTCGCTGCGGCGCGAAGTGTGCCCGGGCTGCGGGGTCCAGCACGAGGCCCGGGTGATAATGGAGGGGGCCCCGCTGCCTTACGTCAGGCTCGAGGAGGATTAAGAGGAGCCGCTTCCCCGCCTTGCCCGTTTCCGGCCGCGAAGTATCTGATTTTGTCCGGGTCGAGCCGCACGAAGACGGCCGCCCCGATCTCGTAGGGAGCGTCCTTCGGCGCCTGCGCCCGGAGCATCGTACCGCCCACCTGGATGCGGTAGTCGAGGAAGGAACCGAGGAACGACCGGTCCCTCACCACCCCAGGCAGCGTGTTGGGCGCCTCGCCCTCCCTCCCATGCAGGAGCTGGATGTCCTCGGGCCGGATGTTGAGGGTGACCTCCGCCCCGGCGGCAGGGCGCCCCGAGGCGCCGCCCGCGGGCGCGACCTCGACCCGCCCCATTCCTTCCACCTCCACGGCGGCGCCCGCGCCCGTGCAGGGCCCGGCCAGGCGTCCGCGCAGGAAATTGGTCAGCCCCACGAAGCCTGCGACGAAGGGGGTCGCGGAGCGGATGTAGATGTCATCAGGGGGGCCGATCTGCTCGATGAGGCCGTGGTTCATCACCACGATGCGGTCCGCGATGACCATGGCCTCGCTCTGGTCATGGGTGACGTAGAGCATGGTGATGCCCAGCCGGCGCTGGATTGCCTTCAGCTCGAAACGCATCTCCTCGCGGAGGGTGGCGTCGAGGTTGCTGAGGGGCTCGTCCAGCAGGAGGATAGAGGGGGAGATGACCAGCGAGCGCGCCAGCGAGACCCGCTGCTGCTGGCCGCCGCTCAGCTCCCCGGGGTAGCGGCTCCCCAGGCCCGAGAGCTGCACCACCGCGAGCATCTCGTTCACTCGGGTTTCGATCTCCCGCTTGGGAACGCGGCGGAGCTTCAGGCCGTAGGCCACGTTCTCGAACACCGTCCGGTGGGGCCAGACGGCGTAGCTCTGGAACACCAGGGCGACGCCCCGCTGGTGGGGCGGCAACGAGCTCACCGTGCTGGCGACCGGCTTCCCATCGATGAGGATGCGCCCGCCGTCCGGCCGCAGGAAGCCCGCCACCATCCGCAGCGTAGTGGTCTTGCCGCAGCCGCTCGGGCCGAGCAGGACCACACACTCTCCTCCCGCCACCGCGAAGGACACCCCCCGCACCGCGGCGAAGTCGCCATAAGATTTCCTCACCTCATCGAGGATGAGTTTCCCGGCCATTCTAGCGGCTCCTCAGACCGGCCCGCGAAAGCATCCGCTGGGAGGCGGTGGTGAGCGCTAAGCCACCCGCGATTACGAGGGTCGAGAGGGCGGCCATGGGGGGGAAGAGGTTCTCCTCCGAGAGCTCGTAGATGGACACCGCGATCACCTCGTTCCCCCCCGAGTAGAGCAAGATCGAAGAGCTGAGCTCGCGAACCATGATCACGAAGACGGTGATTGCCCCCGCCACCAGGCCAGCGCGGAGGAGGGGGAGGTCCACGTCGAACAGCGCCCGGACGGAGGAGGCGCCGACCGTCATGGCCGCTTCGGAGAGATCCTTCCCGATCTGACGGAAGGCCCCGCGCGCCAGCATGAAGACGAGGGGCGTCCCCTTCACCGTGTAGGCGATGAGGAGAATCCAGACGGTCCCGTAGAGATGCGCCGGGGCACCGCCAAACGCGAAGATGAGCCCGGCCGCGAGGGCGATCCCCGGGAAGCTGAACGAGAGGAGCACCAGGAGGGTCAGGAATTCCCGCCCGGGAAGGTCCGTCCTCGCCACGATCCAGGCCAGGACGAGCGCCACCACGGCCGAGAGCATGGCGGCAGCGGCGGCGAGGAAGAAGCTGTTCTTAAGCCCCGCCCGGGTGAGATCGGAGTCGAACAGGACGAACCAGAAGTTCTGGAGGCTCAGGTTCGCGGCCGTCAGGGGCATGCCGAATACCTTGACGAGCGAGATGGCGAGCAGGGTGACGAAGGGAAGGACGATGGTCACGCCGAGCACGAGCAGAGCGTAGCCCCCCAGGAGGTAGCGCCACCTCCCCAGATCCAGCCGGTTCGGATGGGAGGCCGCCCCGGCGATGGTCACGAACTGCCGGCGCCGAAGCATGCGGCGCTGGAGGCCCAGAACGGCGATGGTCACCAGGATCATGGGCACCGCGACGGCGGCGGCGAGCTCGAACTTGGGCGGGGCGGAGAAGAGGGTGTAGATGCGGGTGGCCATCGTATAGAAGTGGAAGGGCATCCCGATCATGGCCGGCGCTCCGAAGATCGCGATGGAATCCAGGAAGATGAGAATGCACCCGGCGAGTATCCCCGGCAGCACCAGGGGCAGCGTGGTGGAGAGGACGGTGCGCAGCTTGGAGGCCCCTAGCATGTCCGAGGCCTCCTCCAGCGCCGGATCCATGTTCTCGAGGGCCGTCACCGTGCTGAAGTAGACGAAGGGATAGAGGTGGGCCGAGAGCACGAAAACGAGCCCTTGGATGGAAAAGATGTTCATGGGGCTCGACTCGAGCCCGAGGAGGTCCCGGAGAAATACATTGATGTACCCCGCGCGGGGCCCGAGAAGGATGATCCAGGCCACCGCGCTCAGGAAGGAGGGGGTGGTGAAGGAAACCACCACCATGAGTGGAACGAATCGACGGAAGGGCATGTTCGTCCGCGCCACGCCCCAGGCCAGCGGCACCCCCATCACCAGGGAGATGCCGACGCAGCCGGCTCCCACCCAGACCGAGTTCACCAGGGAGCTCAGGATCTCCCGGTCGGTGAACACCTGGATATGGTTGGCGAGAGTGAAACTTCCGCCCGGCGACTGGAAGCTCCGGGCGAAGAGGATGCCCAAGGGGTACACGACGAGCGCGGCGAGCACAGCCGCCGCGGCGAGAAAGAGTGCAAGCCGCCCCTTCTCCCCGCGAAGGGCCCCAAGCCATGAATGCCGTGCAGCCATGCCTTCGCCGGACATCCCGGGCCCGCCGCCGCTACTGGGTCATGATCTTCTTGAAATTCTCGGTGATGCTCTTCTTCTCTTTCTCCCATTTCCCGAAATCGATGGGCATGAAATTCAGATCGGTCAGGGCGGGGTTGCCCTTCGGAGACTTAACGTCCGTCCGGGCCGAATAGAAGGCCTCGGGAATCTGGGTCAGGAACTCCTGGTTCTCCACGGAGGTGTAGTAGCTCAAGAAAAGCTTGCCCGCGTTGGGGTTGGGGGCTCCCTTCGTCAGCCCGGCGTAATGGACGTAGAGGATGGGCCCCTCCTTCGGGAAAACGATCTCGAAGGGCTGGCCCTGGTTCACCTGCGCATGCAGGTAGAAGGACAAGGCGAGGGCCGCGACTGGAGCCTCCTTGGTGGACATCATCTTGGGCGTGGCCCCAATGCTCTGGGTCATAAGGGGCTTGTTGGCGGCGAGCTTCTTATAGTAGTCCCAACCGAACTTGTCCTTGAGGACCATGATCGTCATGCCAGTCGAGCCCGAATAGGCGGGGTCGGAGTGGCCGAGCATGCCCTTCCACTTGGGATCCGTGAGGTCCTGCCACGATTTGGGGCCCTGGTCGGACGGCACCACCGCCTTGTTGAAGCCGAACACGATCATGAGAGGGAACAGCGGCAAGAGCACGCCCTTGGGATCCCGGAAGCGCTTGTCGAACTTGTCCTCCCACGGCACGTTGAAGTCCGCGAACCGGCCCTCGTCGCGCCACTTGAAGAGGATGGCCGGGTCGGAGAACGAGATAGCGTCCGACCGCTGGATGCC encodes the following:
- a CDS encoding iron ABC transporter permease; translation: MAARHSWLGALRGEKGRLALFLAAAAVLAALVVYPLGILFARSFQSPGGSFTLANHIQVFTDREILSSLVNSVWVGAGCVGISLVMGVPLAWGVARTNMPFRRFVPLMVVVSFTTPSFLSAVAWIILLGPRAGYINVFLRDLLGLESSPMNIFSIQGLVFVLSAHLYPFVYFSTVTALENMDPALEEASDMLGASKLRTVLSTTLPLVLPGILAGCILIFLDSIAIFGAPAMIGMPFHFYTMATRIYTLFSAPPKFELAAAVAVPMILVTIAVLGLQRRMLRRRQFVTIAGAASHPNRLDLGRWRYLLGGYALLVLGVTIVLPFVTLLAISLVKVFGMPLTAANLSLQNFWFVLFDSDLTRAGLKNSFFLAAAAAMLSAVVALVLAWIVARTDLPGREFLTLLVLLSFSFPGIALAAGLIFAFGGAPAHLYGTVWILLIAYTVKGTPLVFMLARGAFRQIGKDLSEAAMTVGASSVRALFDVDLPLLRAGLVAGAITVFVIMVRELSSSILLYSGGNEVIAVSIYELSEENLFPPMAALSTLVIAGGLALTTASQRMLSRAGLRSR
- a CDS encoding RidA family protein codes for the protein MRRIAYQPPDVFVPRGKTYSHGVIAEAGRTLYVAGQTSRDKEGNIVCRGDAAGQTRQILENMKQVIEGAGGRMEDVAKTTVFITDIKYRDEVGRVRQEFFKEDRPANTLLVVSALADPDFLVEIEAVVPLP
- a CDS encoding extracellular solute-binding protein, with protein sequence MRHRIAVLLAVIWAAAALPAFSPSACAAEQYDPKLVAAAKKEGKVVYYTSMSREVSLKITKNFTQKFGIPVTLVRKGTNQIIQMVEAEKQAGIQRSDAISFSDPAILFKWRDEGRFADFNVPWEDKFDKRFRDPKGVLLPLFPLMIVFGFNKAVVPSDQGPKSWQDLTDPKWKGMLGHSDPAYSGSTGMTIMVLKDKFGWDYYKKLAANKPLMTQSIGATPKMMSTKEAPVAALALSFYLHAQVNQGQPFEIVFPKEGPILYVHYAGLTKGAPNPNAGKLFLSYYTSVENQEFLTQIPEAFYSARTDVKSPKGNPALTDLNFMPIDFGKWEKEKKSITENFKKIMTQ
- a CDS encoding ABC transporter ATP-binding protein; the encoded protein is MAGKLILDEVRKSYGDFAAVRGVSFAVAGGECVVLLGPSGCGKTTTLRMVAGFLRPDGGRILIDGKPVASTVSSLPPHQRGVALVFQSYAVWPHRTVFENVAYGLKLRRVPKREIETRVNEMLAVVQLSGLGSRYPGELSGGQQQRVSLARSLVISPSILLLDEPLSNLDATLREEMRFELKAIQRRLGITMLYVTHDQSEAMVIADRIVVMNHGLIEQIGPPDDIYIRSATPFVAGFVGLTNFLRGRLAGPCTGAGAAVEVEGMGRVEVAPAGGASGRPAAGAEVTLNIRPEDIQLLHGREGEAPNTLPGVVRDRSFLGSFLDYRIQVGGTMLRAQAPKDAPYEIGAAVFVRLDPDKIRYFAAGNGQGGEAAPLNPPRA
- a CDS encoding alpha/beta hydrolase, with protein sequence MRTVRANGMDIAFEEQGSGPPLLLLHGFARDHTVWRPPAESLKERYRLLIPDLRGMGGSRHPDPGSPITMAQLADDAAALLDALGVRAAAAAGFSMGGYVLLQLLRRHPGKVSAAGFVGTRASADSPEKQAERLEQNRLVLKEGTSPMARDYVKRLFSPGFAAANPRIVEETFQNFASQDPASVALLNDAMRRREDMTPWLGEIECPCTVIGGTEDKLVAPDAMAALHGKLRNSALEMIQGAGHMLPVETPDRVVAALEELADRAGDAPK
- a CDS encoding cysteine hydrolase; amino-acid sequence: MDFRESKNRFPPMSEVRLDPAETALLLIDLQYLDASPDHGIYGRMRREGKGDVCAYFVSQLPGVVTNARKLLDACRAEGLEIIYTRIGSLTRDGRDLSPSYREKGFHAPPDSRDIEILEELARRPDEIVLTKSSTSAFTSTQIDQMLRYMGIRSLICCGVHTNYCVETTVRDAYDRGYGVILASDACASLRQDFHDMALAVMDQVFCHVLTTEEVLKRLRGRSRG
- a CDS encoding hydantoinase/oxoprolinase family protein — its product is MFNVGVDIGGTFTDVAVVREGERTILGKAPTTPEDFLVGVIDALEDAARQMGLSLGALLSEARLLAHGTTITSNVLWTRSGPPVGLLATRGFADQLLIMRGIGRVAGLSLAERRHYRATDKPEPLVPRKRIRELAERVDSTGAALVPLDEAEARERIRDLVEREGVEALAVGLLWSFRNPAHERRVAALAEREFPGLRVSLSSEVSGRLGEYERTATAVLNAYVGGAMEGYLERLTGRLREEGLRQLPLVVQSNGGLTPAGEVIPVRTIESGPAAGVVGAARLAEELGRPNLIATDVGGTTFKVALIQEGRWELAAETVLTQYHVHVPMVDLVSIGAGGGSIAWEDEGRLRVGPRSAGAVPGPACYGTGGLEPTVTDADLLLGTLNPRNFLGGRIKLDPEAARAAFARGVAPRFFDGDSIQAAAGVRAIIDAQMADLIRRETLERGRDPGDFALIAYGGAGPVHAHAYAAEAGIFEIIVPYQATVLSAYGAAAGGMRYTVERSLTVRLPGGAGAAAEVFADLEAEGSRRLARAGVGEGSGRFERWAAMRWRRQVHSLAVPFPPGPVTEESLARARADFAAEYASRYGEGSAYTEAGVEIARFWINALGPAMPAAPASPPAPKKAAVPAGRRPVHWGGGFVETAIYDGPRLPEGAIIDGPAVIEHPGTAIALPLGARAVVDSAGHTHIRLEAR
- a CDS encoding hydantoinase B/oxoprolinase family protein, which codes for MNPVQFEVIWHRILQLADEMGIHYLRCSGSQTVVTGNDGATAVMLPDTSLVAIGPYIATQSNVLPLIVQSVQRMCAENPGIGEGDVFICNDPYCGAIHHADVAVVAPVFAEGKLIAWLGVSGHQLDIGGMEAGGFAIHAVDTHQEGLRIPPVKIVERGRLREDIFRWVINQVRDPLVGLDVKAQLAAIAVGERGLKALARRYGEAVGEVMRGSIDYVERRFRERLRSLPDGEWKEVQFIDHDGHAPDIYRIELKLTKKGDRLIFDYTGTSRNARGLINSAYSGLLAGVLCGTYIQLAYDLPWNKGIHNCIEIVTESGTVNNCAYPAPCSMATISAVIVTIDTVFGAIGRMLLASEELRGEAMAMWTGSSMGPIVAGTSQHGHPFVYTEMSHFAGGGGARTGRDGVDTGGIVFNTTPNVSNVEEIENDFPLLYLFRRHLSDSGGPGKFRGGMSAELAYVAWRAPEGRLEGSFAGTGGEMPNAIGLSGGLPGAAIRLIGISESGVHDALERGEMPPSRLEDIPGRRKALPVKHPRRAFGRNEVWYHNWQGAAGYGDPIERSPEAVRRDLEGGAVSPACARDVYGIVLTPDGRVDKAGTRAQREELRRLRLGGRAPRPMGFEPPVGARRIGEALWLAGGRTLCGRCGEALGTAAEPLKAARVISGPTEEAGPVRGEMYQALYGRRLFSLRREVCPGCGVQHEARVIMEGAPLPYVRLEED